A region from the Natronoarchaeum mannanilyticum genome encodes:
- a CDS encoding NfeD family protein, producing MVLEAVDPPLLLVIAGIVLLVMEAMAPGAHLIVLGVALLFAGLLGMAFTPLAAPIAMAATVLVVGAAALWIYREFDFYGGKGTARTSDSDSLKGQTGKVTERVTATEGQVKLEDGGFNPFFQARAFDEEIPEGTEVIVVDPGGGNVVTVDSMEQFDRDQIDRELERDSRASEASEDADTASRDAEAASQDDDGDSHDAAAGDADAQSDDERDVETEEAG from the coding sequence ATGGTGTTGGAGGCCGTCGACCCGCCGCTGTTGTTGGTGATCGCCGGGATCGTCCTCTTAGTGATGGAAGCGATGGCGCCCGGGGCTCACCTGATCGTGCTCGGCGTCGCGCTGCTGTTCGCGGGGCTGCTGGGAATGGCGTTTACGCCCCTCGCGGCGCCGATCGCGATGGCCGCGACGGTGCTGGTCGTCGGTGCGGCCGCGCTGTGGATCTACCGGGAGTTCGACTTCTACGGCGGGAAAGGGACCGCGCGAACGAGCGACTCCGATTCGCTGAAGGGTCAGACCGGGAAAGTCACCGAGCGCGTCACCGCGACCGAGGGACAGGTCAAACTGGAGGACGGCGGGTTCAACCCGTTCTTCCAGGCCCGCGCGTTCGACGAGGAGATCCCCGAGGGGACGGAAGTGATCGTCGTCGACCCCGGCGGCGGCAACGTGGTGACGGTCGACTCGATGGAGCAGTTCGACCGGGATCAGATCGACCGCGAACTCGAACGGGACAGCAGAGCTTCGGAGGCGTCTGAGGACGCCGATACCGCGTCGAGGGACGCCGAAGCCGCATCGCAGGACGACGACGGGGACTCGCACGACGCCGCGGCGGGGGACGCCGACGCCCAGTCGGACGACGAGCGCGACGTCGAAACCGAAGAGGCGGGGTAG
- a CDS encoding SPFH domain-containing protein has translation MAGEILLQAVPTITVLGALLLLLAVVTLASSIEIVDATEKRALTVFGEYRKLLEPGINFVPPFVSNTHKFDMRTQTLDVPRQEAITRDNSPVTADAVVYIKVMNAKKAFLEVDDYKRAVSNLAQTTLRAVLGDMELDDTLNKRQEINAKIRKELDEPTDEWGIRVESVEVREVNPSKDVQEAMEQQTSAERRRRAMILEAQGERRSAVEQAEGDKQSNIIRAQGEKQSQILEAQGDAISTVLRAKSAESMGERAVIDKGMETLEEIGKGESTTFVMPQELTSLVGRYGKHLTGSDVEQQDGSLDSLEFDQETREMLGLDDIEEILGQIDAEAEMDVEQMEEEAQAIKEGSAGANIRSADEVIEEMDQEVEEQADVEQELE, from the coding sequence ATGGCCGGAGAAATACTACTGCAGGCCGTCCCGACGATTACGGTCCTCGGGGCCCTCCTGCTGCTGTTGGCGGTCGTAACGCTCGCGAGTTCGATCGAGATCGTCGACGCGACCGAGAAGCGCGCGCTGACGGTGTTCGGCGAGTACCGCAAACTGCTCGAACCGGGTATCAACTTCGTCCCCCCGTTCGTCTCGAACACGCACAAGTTCGACATGCGAACCCAGACGCTGGACGTCCCCCGGCAGGAAGCGATCACCCGCGACAACTCGCCGGTGACCGCCGACGCCGTCGTCTACATCAAGGTGATGAACGCCAAGAAGGCGTTCCTCGAAGTCGACGACTACAAGCGGGCCGTCTCGAACCTCGCCCAGACGACGCTCCGGGCGGTGCTGGGCGACATGGAACTCGACGACACGCTGAACAAGCGCCAGGAGATCAACGCCAAGATCCGCAAGGAACTCGACGAGCCCACGGACGAGTGGGGGATCCGCGTCGAGTCCGTCGAGGTCCGCGAGGTCAACCCCTCGAAGGACGTCCAGGAGGCGATGGAGCAACAGACCAGCGCCGAGCGCCGCCGCCGCGCGATGATCCTCGAAGCGCAGGGCGAACGGCGCTCCGCCGTCGAGCAGGCCGAGGGTGACAAGCAGTCCAACATCATCCGCGCGCAGGGTGAAAAGCAGAGCCAGATCCTCGAAGCGCAGGGTGACGCCATCTCGACCGTGCTGCGCGCAAAGTCCGCCGAGTCGATGGGCGAGCGTGCGGTGATCGACAAGGGGATGGAGACGCTCGAAGAGATCGGCAAGGGCGAGTCGACGACGTTCGTGATGCCCCAGGAACTCACCTCGCTCGTCGGTCGGTACGGCAAGCACCTGACCGGCAGCGACGTCGAGCAGCAGGACGGGTCGCTCGACAGTCTGGAGTTCGACCAGGAGACCCGCGAGATGCTCGGCCTCGACGACATCGAGGAGATCCTCGGCCAGATCGACGCCGAAGCCGAGATGGACGTCGAGCAGATGGAGGAGGAAGCCCAGGCGATCAAGGAGGGCAGTGCGGGCGCGAACATCCGCAGCGCCGACGAAGTGATCGAGGAGATGGACCAGGAGGTCGAGGAGCAGGCCGACGTCGAACAGGAATTGGAATAA
- a CDS encoding winged helix-turn-helix transcriptional regulator — protein sequence MSGPRDVDESKRATLRRFAALGAAAPFAGGVAAGEEAESDDSEARSAISGYLATTPGAHFSKVRDDLQLGTGETQHHLRELLDAGRIESRRDGDYRRYFPADRFSEFEQVALGYLRRETPRGMLVELLRDPAATGGDIADAVGVSRPTVSKYAGELESAGLLSREDGYAVREPETVLTLIVRYADSFGEDAEALAGEADELIRFDP from the coding sequence ATGTCCGGTCCCCGAGACGTCGACGAGTCCAAGCGCGCCACGCTGCGGCGCTTCGCCGCCCTCGGCGCCGCGGCGCCGTTCGCCGGCGGCGTGGCCGCGGGCGAGGAGGCCGAGAGCGACGACAGCGAGGCCCGGAGCGCGATTTCGGGCTACCTCGCGACGACGCCCGGCGCGCACTTCTCGAAGGTCCGCGACGACCTGCAGCTGGGCACGGGCGAGACCCAGCACCACCTCCGGGAGCTGCTCGACGCGGGCCGGATCGAGTCGCGCCGCGACGGCGACTACCGGCGGTACTTCCCGGCCGACCGCTTTTCGGAGTTCGAGCAGGTGGCGCTCGGGTATCTCCGCCGCGAGACGCCGCGGGGAATGCTCGTCGAACTCCTGCGGGATCCCGCCGCGACCGGCGGCGACATCGCCGACGCCGTCGGCGTCTCGCGCCCGACAGTCAGCAAGTACGCCGGCGAACTGGAGTCGGCTGGGCTGCTCTCGCGGGAGGACGGCTACGCGGTGCGAGAGCCCGAGACGGTGCTGACGCTGATCGTCCGGTACGCCGATTCGTTCGGCGAGGACGCCGAGGCGCTGGCCGGCGAGGCCGACGAGCTGATCCGGTTCGATCCGTAG
- a CDS encoding DUF7123 family protein: protein MSTTATATAEAETAAESETAPDLSDKQRRILSYLRERAATKTYFKSRLIGDALDMTAKEVGANMTAIQEGNFDVDVEKWGYSSSTTWKVSA from the coding sequence ATGAGCACGACCGCAACCGCGACCGCCGAAGCGGAAACCGCCGCCGAGTCCGAGACCGCTCCCGACCTGTCCGACAAGCAACGGCGCATCCTCTCGTACCTGCGCGAGCGCGCGGCGACCAAGACGTACTTCAAGTCGCGGCTGATCGGCGACGCGCTCGACATGACCGCCAAGGAAGTCGGCGCGAACATGACCGCGATCCAGGAGGGGAACTTCGACGTCGACGTCGAGAAGTGGGGCTACTCCTCCAGCACGACCTGGAAGGTCAGCGCCTGA
- the yjjX gene encoding inosine/xanthosine triphosphatase — protein MRVSVGSGNPVKVAAVEDALADVPGVAVESADVDSGVPEQPRGRAETIEGAETRAERALAAGDYDLGVGVEGGVAEIESRPGLYLIMWAAATDGERTGRGAGPTIRLPESMADPVREGRELGPVVDEVLGTENVGEGKGAAGILSGDAIDRRSSLAHAVGAALGPFVTPHYDE, from the coding sequence ATGCGAGTGAGCGTGGGGAGCGGGAACCCGGTCAAAGTAGCGGCGGTCGAGGACGCCCTGGCGGACGTGCCGGGCGTCGCGGTCGAGAGCGCGGACGTCGACTCCGGCGTCCCCGAGCAACCGCGGGGGCGCGCCGAGACGATCGAGGGCGCCGAGACGCGCGCCGAGCGCGCCCTCGCGGCCGGCGACTACGATCTCGGCGTCGGCGTCGAGGGCGGCGTCGCGGAGATCGAATCGCGGCCGGGCCTGTACTTGATCATGTGGGCCGCGGCGACCGACGGCGAACGAACGGGCCGCGGCGCCGGGCCGACGATCCGCTTGCCCGAATCGATGGCCGACCCCGTCCGCGAGGGGCGCGAGCTCGGTCCGGTCGTCGACGAGGTACTGGGGACCGAGAACGTCGGCGAGGGAAAGGGCGCGGCGGGCATCCTCTCCGGCGACGCCATCGATCGCCGGTCGTCGCTCGCCCACGCGGTCGGCGCGGCGCTCGGACCGTTCGTGACGCCCCACTACGACGAGTGA
- the aroC gene encoding chorismate synthase translates to MNGNSFGRLFQVTTFGESHGEAMGVTVSGCPAGLELSEEDIQGDLDRRKPGQSKISTSRGEPDDVAIKSGVQDGYTTGTPIGMVIQNKDARSGKYEPFITAPRPSHGDFTYSSKFGTRNWGGGGRSSARETVNWVAAGAIAKKLLKQEGVELKAHVNQIGDVEAPEVSFEQMLEHSEENDVRCADPDAAAEMQELIEDYQEKGDSIGGSIYFEARGVPRGLGAPRFDSVESRLGQAMMSVPATTAFEFGLGKDAREVSGYDRNDHWEFDENDEPVPAENDHGGLQGGITSGEPIYGEVTLHAPTSIPKTQQTVDWETGEEKEEKVIGRHDPVLPPRGVPVVEAMLALTLVDFMLLSGRINPDRVDGQVGEYDTDYHPSSPRNE, encoded by the coding sequence ATGAACGGGAACTCGTTCGGTCGCCTCTTCCAGGTGACCACGTTCGGCGAGAGCCACGGCGAGGCGATGGGCGTGACCGTGTCGGGCTGTCCGGCCGGGCTCGAACTCTCCGAAGAGGACATCCAGGGCGACCTCGACCGGCGCAAGCCCGGCCAGTCGAAGATCTCGACCAGCCGCGGCGAGCCCGATGACGTCGCGATCAAAAGCGGCGTCCAGGACGGCTACACCACCGGGACGCCGATCGGAATGGTCATCCAGAACAAGGACGCTCGCTCGGGCAAGTACGAGCCGTTCATCACGGCGCCCCGGCCCTCCCACGGCGACTTCACCTACTCGTCGAAGTTCGGCACGCGCAACTGGGGCGGCGGCGGGCGCTCGTCGGCCCGCGAGACGGTGAACTGGGTCGCCGCGGGCGCGATCGCGAAGAAGCTCCTGAAACAGGAGGGCGTCGAGCTCAAAGCCCACGTCAACCAGATCGGCGACGTCGAGGCGCCGGAAGTCTCCTTCGAGCAGATGCTCGAACACAGCGAGGAGAACGACGTGCGCTGCGCGGATCCCGACGCCGCCGCGGAGATGCAGGAACTGATCGAGGACTACCAGGAAAAAGGCGACTCGATCGGCGGGTCGATCTACTTCGAGGCCCGCGGCGTCCCGCGCGGGCTGGGCGCGCCCCGGTTCGACTCGGTCGAGTCCCGCCTGGGGCAGGCGATGATGAGCGTCCCCGCGACGACCGCCTTCGAGTTCGGCCTCGGCAAGGATGCCCGCGAGGTTTCGGGCTACGACCGGAACGACCACTGGGAATTTGACGAGAACGACGAGCCCGTCCCCGCCGAAAACGACCACGGCGGCCTGCAGGGCGGCATAACGTCGGGCGAGCCGATCTACGGTGAGGTGACGCTCCACGCCCCGACGTCGATTCCCAAGACCCAGCAGACCGTCGACTGGGAGACCGGCGAGGAAAAAGAGGAGAAGGTCATCGGGCGCCACGACCCGGTGCTGCCGCCCCGCGGCGTCCCCGTCGTCGAGGCGATGCTCGCGCTCACCCTGGTGGACTTCATGCTGCTCTCGGGTCGGATCAACCCCGACCGCGTCGACGGACAGGTGGGCGAGTACGACACGGACTACCACCCGAGCAGTCCGCGTAACGAGTAG
- a CDS encoding type I 3-dehydroquinate dehydratase: MNFDSFVLCASTASLDDEPAARDDADAVEFRMDLADDPIEALESYDGELPILATNRAEWEGGEASDRGRLDALDEAAKLDAVEAIDLELDSVRTDKGQQVAAAARDRDVSVVVSAHDFERTPSPADLRKVLEEAAAFGDVGKLAVTAHSREDVLVLLAATQEFDARGERVATMAMGEAGRHSRAVAPLYGSRIGYAPVDPEDATAPGQYDLATLRELVEQLESND, from the coding sequence ATGAACTTCGACTCGTTCGTCCTCTGTGCGTCCACGGCGAGTCTCGACGACGAGCCGGCCGCGCGCGACGACGCCGACGCCGTCGAGTTCCGGATGGACCTGGCCGACGACCCGATCGAGGCGCTGGAATCGTACGACGGCGAGCTGCCGATCCTCGCGACCAACCGCGCCGAGTGGGAGGGCGGCGAGGCGTCCGACCGCGGACGGTTGGACGCCCTCGACGAAGCCGCGAAGCTGGATGCCGTCGAGGCGATCGATCTGGAACTCGACAGCGTCCGCACCGACAAGGGCCAGCAGGTCGCCGCCGCGGCCCGCGACCGGGACGTCTCGGTCGTCGTCTCGGCCCACGACTTCGAGCGCACGCCCTCGCCCGCGGACCTGCGGAAGGTCCTCGAAGAGGCGGCGGCGTTCGGCGACGTCGGCAAGCTCGCGGTCACCGCCCATTCGCGCGAGGACGTGCTCGTGTTGCTCGCCGCCACGCAGGAGTTCGACGCCAGGGGCGAGCGCGTCGCGACGATGGCGATGGGCGAGGCCGGACGCCACTCCCGCGCCGTCGCGCCGCTGTACGGCTCGCGGATCGGCTACGCGCCGGTCGACCCCGAAGACGCGACCGCGCCCGGCCAGTACGACCTCGCGACGCTGCGGGAGCTGGTCGAGCAGCTCGAATCGAACGACTGA
- a CDS encoding transcription initiation factor IIB, whose translation MTESNARTRTRTDEQQEETESADESVSCPECSGQLINDEEHGETVCADCGLVVEEDSVDRGPEWRAFDAAEKNEKSRVGAPTTNTMHDKGLSTNIDWRDKDAYGNSLGSRQREKMQRLRKWNERFRTRDSKERNLKQALGEIDRMASALGLPSNVRETASVIYRRALNEDLLPGRSIEGVSTACVYAAARQAGVPRSLDEIAEVSRVEKNEVARTYRYVVRELGLEVQPADPESYVPRFASGLELSDEAEHRARKLLQNAKEKGVHSGKSPVGLAAAAVYAAALLTNEKTTQAAVSDVADISEVTIRNRYHELLEAEESLGLA comes from the coding sequence ATGACAGAGTCAAACGCACGGACGCGAACCCGAACGGACGAACAGCAAGAAGAAACAGAGTCGGCCGACGAGAGCGTCTCCTGCCCGGAGTGTTCCGGCCAGCTCATCAACGACGAGGAACACGGCGAGACGGTGTGTGCCGACTGCGGCCTCGTCGTCGAGGAGGATTCCGTCGACCGCGGGCCGGAGTGGCGCGCGTTCGACGCCGCCGAGAAGAACGAGAAGTCACGCGTCGGCGCCCCGACGACGAACACGATGCACGACAAGGGCCTCTCGACGAACATCGACTGGCGCGACAAGGACGCCTACGGTAACTCGCTGGGCTCGCGCCAGCGAGAGAAGATGCAGCGCCTCCGCAAGTGGAACGAGCGCTTCCGCACGCGCGACTCCAAGGAGCGCAACCTCAAGCAGGCCCTCGGCGAGATCGACCGGATGGCCTCCGCGCTCGGCCTGCCGAGCAACGTCCGCGAGACGGCCAGTGTGATCTACCGCCGCGCGCTCAACGAGGACCTCCTGCCCGGGCGCTCGATCGAGGGCGTCTCGACGGCCTGCGTCTACGCCGCCGCCCGCCAGGCCGGCGTGCCGCGAAGTCTGGACGAGATTGCCGAGGTCTCCCGCGTCGAGAAGAACGAGGTCGCCCGGACGTACCGCTACGTCGTCCGAGAGCTCGGCCTGGAAGTCCAGCCCGCCGATCCCGAGAGCTACGTCCCCCGCTTCGCGTCGGGGCTCGAACTCTCCGACGAGGCCGAGCACCGCGCCCGCAAGCTTCTCCAGAACGCCAAGGAGAAAGGCGTCCACTCCGGCAAGAGCCCCGTCGGCCTCGCCGCCGCCGCGGTGTACGCCGCCGCGCTGCTGACCAACGAGAAGACGACGCAGGCCGCCGTCAGCGACGTCGCCGACATCTCCGAGGTCACGATCCGCAACCGCTACCACGAGCTGCTCGAAGCCGAGGAGAGCCTCGGGCTGGCCTGA
- a CDS encoding class I SAM-dependent methyltransferase translates to MTDDERRAIVENAKYLREVRPIDPDEIYEYVESQPHPAVVRQTLREEAVALGLREREDGTFVPISEEPVTARPGTVEAFPQAYAERVEDLLVEEYGHDWPKGESGDRLRETIRRLKDAYYRQHPVEYDREAALGYALYHLPDYYAVVQYALADLSERGLVDRRLRVLDVGAGVGGPALGLHDLLADEALIEYHAVEPSAAADVLDELLAETSRNFHPTIHRERAEAFDPDSVLDAQFASGDDGADDADSAAGADGSAGPGFDLIIFANVLSELDDPVSVARRYLGALAPEGSMVALAPADRNTSTGLREIERALADESAGDGADAQDAGDAADRPPATVFSPTVRLWPGEAPTDRGWSFDVRPDLEVPEFQRRLDDAGASDPDHEHGEFVNVDVQFSHSILRTDGLRKYALDPEPDRYAKMAEMERHVSERIDLLALKLSRSLSEGDANPLYKISDGSEATEHYAVLTRETSLNRELAAADYGDLLSIESALALWNDDEEAYNLVVDDETIVDKLVA, encoded by the coding sequence ATGACCGACGACGAGCGCCGCGCGATCGTCGAGAACGCGAAGTACCTGCGCGAGGTGCGCCCGATCGACCCCGACGAGATCTACGAGTACGTCGAGAGCCAGCCCCATCCCGCGGTGGTCCGGCAGACGCTCCGCGAGGAAGCCGTCGCGCTGGGCCTCCGCGAGCGGGAGGACGGCACGTTCGTCCCGATCTCCGAGGAGCCGGTGACGGCAAGACCCGGCACCGTCGAGGCGTTCCCGCAGGCGTACGCCGAGCGCGTCGAGGACCTGCTCGTCGAGGAGTACGGTCACGACTGGCCGAAAGGCGAGTCGGGCGACCGGCTCCGCGAGACGATCCGGCGGCTCAAGGACGCCTACTACCGCCAGCACCCCGTCGAGTACGACCGCGAGGCGGCGCTGGGCTACGCGCTCTACCACCTGCCCGACTACTACGCCGTCGTCCAGTACGCGCTCGCCGATCTCTCCGAGCGCGGGCTGGTCGACCGTCGACTGCGCGTGCTCGACGTCGGCGCCGGCGTCGGCGGGCCGGCGCTCGGCCTGCACGACCTGCTGGCCGACGAGGCGCTGATCGAGTACCACGCCGTCGAGCCGAGCGCGGCCGCGGACGTGCTCGACGAGCTGCTCGCGGAAACGTCGCGGAACTTCCACCCGACGATCCACCGCGAGCGCGCCGAGGCGTTCGATCCCGATAGCGTCCTCGACGCGCAGTTCGCGAGCGGCGACGACGGCGCGGACGACGCCGACAGCGCGGCTGGCGCCGACGGCTCGGCCGGCCCCGGGTTCGACCTGATCATCTTCGCCAACGTGTTGAGCGAACTCGACGACCCCGTTTCGGTCGCTCGGCGCTACCTCGGCGCGCTGGCGCCGGAGGGGTCGATGGTCGCGCTGGCGCCCGCCGATCGGAACACGAGCACCGGCCTCCGCGAGATCGAGCGCGCGCTGGCCGACGAGTCCGCCGGCGACGGGGCGGACGCTCAGGACGCCGGGGACGCCGCCGACCGACCCCCCGCGACCGTCTTCTCGCCGACGGTGCGCCTCTGGCCCGGCGAGGCGCCGACCGACCGGGGCTGGTCGTTCGACGTCCGCCCCGATCTGGAAGTGCCCGAGTTCCAGCGGCGCCTCGACGACGCCGGCGCGTCCGACCCGGACCACGAGCACGGCGAGTTCGTCAACGTCGACGTGCAGTTCTCCCACTCGATCCTGCGGACGGACGGCCTGCGCAAGTACGCGCTGGATCCCGAGCCGGATCGCTACGCGAAGATGGCCGAGATGGAACGCCACGTCTCCGAGCGGATCGACCTGCTGGCGCTGAAGCTGAGCCGGTCGCTCTCGGAGGGCGACGCGAACCCGCTGTACAAGATCAGCGACGGCAGCGAGGCCACCGAGCACTACGCCGTTCTCACGCGCGAGACGTCGCTGAACCGCGAGCTGGCGGCCGCCGACTACGGCGACCTGCTCTCGATCGAGTCGGCGCTGGCGCTGTGGAACGACGACGAGGAGGCGTACAATCTCGTCGTGGACGACGAGACTATCGTCGACAAGCTCGTCGCGTGA
- a CDS encoding prephenate dehydrogenase, protein MDVLVVGAGAMGRWFGAALSGERGAAAVEPDADDDATADAGTADLDADVAFTDLDADAAAAAADAAGGRAVSPDTDDRFELVCVAVPMSAAAEAIAEHADRATEAVVDVTGEMAGPVEAMAEHAPKLERASLHPLFAPENAPGNVAAVRPREGPTTDAVLDAIARAGNEVFETTPEEHDGAMATVQAGAHTAVLAYALAAEDVPERFQTPISSGLLDLVEQVTGTNPRVYGEIQSTFDGAEAVAAAAREIADADDEAFDELYREAGRVADASASGAVTDASAPGTDTDASASGAEEDR, encoded by the coding sequence ATGGACGTACTGGTCGTCGGAGCGGGGGCGATGGGACGCTGGTTCGGCGCGGCGCTGTCCGGCGAGCGCGGCGCGGCGGCCGTCGAACCGGATGCCGACGACGACGCGACAGCGGACGCCGGGACCGCGGATCTCGACGCCGACGTAGCCTTTACCGATCTCGACGCCGACGCCGCCGCCGCTGCAGCCGACGCCGCGGGCGGTCGCGCCGTCTCCCCGGATACCGACGATCGGTTCGAGCTCGTCTGCGTCGCGGTGCCGATGTCGGCCGCCGCCGAGGCGATCGCCGAGCACGCCGATCGGGCGACCGAGGCGGTCGTCGACGTGACCGGCGAGATGGCCGGCCCCGTCGAAGCGATGGCCGAGCACGCCCCGAAACTGGAGCGCGCCAGCCTCCACCCGCTGTTCGCGCCCGAGAACGCGCCGGGCAACGTCGCCGCCGTCCGGCCTCGCGAGGGGCCGACGACCGACGCCGTGCTCGACGCCATTGCGAGAGCCGGCAACGAGGTGTTCGAGACCACGCCCGAGGAGCACGACGGGGCGATGGCGACCGTTCAGGCCGGCGCCCACACCGCGGTGCTGGCGTACGCGCTGGCCGCCGAGGACGTCCCCGAGCGATTCCAGACGCCGATCTCGTCGGGGCTGCTCGATCTGGTCGAGCAGGTGACCGGCACCAACCCGCGGGTGTACGGCGAGATCCAGTCGACGTTCGACGGCGCCGAAGCGGTCGCCGCGGCCGCTCGGGAAATCGCCGACGCCGACGACGAGGCGTTCGACGAACTGTACCGCGAGGCCGGCCGCGTCGCCGACGCTTCGGCGTCCGGCGCCGTCACAGACGCGTCGGCGCCCGGCACCGACACTGACGCCTCAGCGTCCGGCGCGGAGGAGGACCGATGA
- a CDS encoding GNAT family protein: MPGPKFLTGEAVSLRPIEDEDVGFLRDGVNDPAIWRAMERATPASGAEQRETVAELRENDATVPFLVTTRQSRVGFVSLTELNDNWGNAALSFWIAPDQQGEGYGAEAVALAVEYAFEHRRLHKLIAHTIALNDASIGLLESIGFEREGRHRDEAFVDGEYHDLLAFGLLEDEWCEDRSAATDS, from the coding sequence ATGCCGGGACCGAAGTTTCTGACGGGCGAGGCCGTGTCGCTCCGACCGATCGAGGACGAGGACGTCGGCTTCCTCCGCGACGGCGTCAACGACCCCGCGATCTGGCGGGCGATGGAACGGGCGACGCCGGCAAGCGGCGCCGAACAGCGCGAGACGGTCGCGGAGCTGCGCGAGAACGACGCCACCGTCCCGTTTCTGGTCACCACGCGCCAGTCCCGCGTCGGCTTCGTCTCGCTGACGGAACTGAACGACAACTGGGGGAACGCGGCGCTGTCGTTCTGGATCGCGCCGGACCAGCAGGGCGAGGGGTACGGCGCCGAGGCCGTCGCGCTCGCCGTCGAGTACGCGTTCGAGCACCGTCGCCTGCACAAGCTGATCGCCCACACGATCGCCCTTAATGACGCCTCGATCGGGCTGCTGGAGTCGATCGGCTTCGAGCGGGAGGGACGCCACCGCGACGAGGCGTTCGTCGACGGGGAGTACCACGACCTGCTCGCGTTCGGGCTGCTCGAAGACGAGTGGTGCGAGGATCGGTCGGCGGCGACCGACTCGTAG
- the tfe gene encoding transcription factor E: MAFEDLLEDPVIQKYLHELVGPKGMPVAAAPPDGEVTDEELAEELDMELNDVRRALFILYENDLASYRRLRDEDSGWLTYLWTFEYDKIPENLEEEMHRLYEALEERREYERTHEFYLCEVCSIRFEFGEAMDFGFECPECGSPLESMENTHLVDAMDERIAELRDELNVEIEAEA, encoded by the coding sequence ATGGCTTTTGAGGATCTCCTCGAGGACCCCGTCATCCAGAAGTACTTGCACGAGCTCGTCGGTCCGAAGGGTATGCCGGTCGCGGCCGCCCCGCCGGACGGCGAGGTCACCGACGAGGAACTCGCCGAGGAGCTCGACATGGAGCTCAACGACGTCCGCCGGGCGCTGTTTATCCTCTACGAGAACGACCTGGCGTCGTACCGCCGGCTCCGCGACGAGGACTCGGGCTGGCTGACGTACCTCTGGACGTTCGAGTACGACAAGATCCCGGAGAATCTCGAAGAGGAGATGCACCGCCTCTACGAGGCCCTGGAGGAACGTCGCGAGTACGAGCGCACCCACGAGTTCTACCTCTGTGAGGTCTGCTCGATCCGCTTCGAGTTCGGCGAGGCGATGGACTTCGGCTTCGAGTGCCCCGAGTGCGGTTCGCCCCTGGAGTCGATGGAGAACACCCACCTCGTCGACGCGATGGACGAGCGCATCGCCGAGCTCCGCGACGAGCTGAACGTCGAGATCGAGGCCGAGGCATAA
- a CDS encoding DUF2110 family protein, producing MVVLATKLYVSGDAEDRALDSLRSLIDNALGELDVTYELGVRHDDFPSVTIEGEDAVAARNVLSEEWGAITDSFEDGETYVGTLESWDDDGFVLDSGGAVRISAADLGLGQGGPEQIRQRFGIVQHTPLEFVYGDAEDDARLSEAQQDRLYEWTRGTGRVNVNSATRAEVRATVNRAGHAQDIITVERLGLLEQSVICAEGTDPPGLVASIGQYLPAELRAVVP from the coding sequence ATGGTCGTCCTGGCCACGAAGCTGTACGTCTCGGGCGACGCAGAGGACCGCGCGCTGGACTCGCTGCGTTCGCTGATCGACAACGCGCTGGGCGAGCTCGACGTCACCTACGAGCTGGGCGTCCGCCACGACGACTTCCCCTCGGTGACGATCGAGGGCGAGGACGCCGTCGCGGCCCGGAACGTGCTCTCCGAAGAGTGGGGGGCGATCACCGACAGCTTCGAGGACGGCGAGACGTACGTCGGGACGCTCGAATCCTGGGACGACGACGGGTTCGTGCTCGATTCGGGCGGCGCCGTTCGCATCTCGGCGGCCGACCTCGGGCTCGGCCAGGGGGGCCCCGAGCAGATCCGCCAGCGCTTCGGCATCGTCCAGCACACGCCCCTTGAGTTCGTCTACGGCGACGCCGAGGACGACGCCCGCCTCTCGGAAGCCCAGCAGGACCGGCTCTACGAGTGGACCCGCGGGACGGGCCGGGTCAACGTCAACAGCGCCACGCGCGCGGAGGTCCGGGCGACGGTCAACCGGGCCGGCCACGCCCAGGACATCATCACGGTCGAGCGCCTCGGGCTCTTAGAGCAGAGCGTCATCTGCGCCGAAGGAACCGACCCGCCGGGACTGGTCGCGAGCATCGGCCAGTACCTGCCCGCCGAGCTGCGCGCCGTCGTTCCATGA